From the genome of Leishmania donovani BPK282A1 complete genome, chromosome 10, one region includes:
- a CDS encoding zinc-binding dehydrogenase-like protein — MGHKNSSNISSAPVPPPFYVLPAVPVPSLKPSNLDFSETSGKPILCAGWIAPHGNRSWSRRNVVYSSEIEVPVPQPCQVRVKIYAAGVNPVDAHRTAVLTSFPEVGTSGKSRCASRHPRPPFKFPYVVGIEGAGVVESVGWAAASSGERDGSAGAPASANARDIRVGDRVAFLADFTQGSGGTFCQYAVVDSDVLWKLPEVVCAPPPSTDGLVPGRLIDFVEAASLPAAAATAYIALFDKLRIETQRAIFISGASGGVGSAAVQLAHYFGLYVIASCSTPNMRYVQSLGADYVVDYTRADVVKEILTYTDNYGVDYLLECAGASMAEAHSETVRFGGALCVLTGLLSPRSDMVFRRQLSVHYVCLGMQHQDPLARTQLQPLGELVMQLYIQGAFSVNAEQVPFVQAADALDVVALGHGRGKIVLTNFHTNEDKEERLRRRHVQLYEKAQRQYQLEETQKAAGAAAAAAASDAASREAG; from the coding sequence ATGGGGCACAAGAACTCGTCGAACATAAGTTCGGCGCCAGTGCCTCCGCCCTTCTACGTCCTCCCTGCTGTCCCTGTTCCATCTCTAAAGCCTTCGAACCTGGACTTTTCTGAGACATCTGGAAAGCCGATTTTGTGCGCTGGATGGATAGCACCACACGGCAACCGCTCGTGGTCGCGGCGAAATGTGGTGTACTCGTCTGAAATTGAGGTCCCGGTCCCGCAGCCGTGCCAGGTGCGCGTGAAAATCTACGCTGCCGGCGTCAACCCCGTTGATGCCCACCGTACCGCTGTGCTGACCAGCTTCCCTGAAGTTGGCACCAGCGGCAAaagccgctgcgcgagccgTCACCCGAGACCCCCGTTTAAGTTCCCGTACGTGGTCGGCATCGAGGGCGCTGGTGTTGTGGAGAGTGTCGGGTGGGCTGCCGCCTCAagcggcgagagagacggctCTGCAGGGGCACCGGCCTCTGCCAACGCCAGGGACATCCGAGTGGGTGACCGTGTTGCCTTCTTGGCTGATTTCACGCagggaagcggcggcaccttTTGCCAGTATGCCGTGGTGGATAGTGACGTTCTGTGGAAGCTGCCGGAGGTGGTatgcgcaccaccaccctctaCCGATGGACTAGTGCCCGGCCGCCTCATCGACTTTGTAgaggcggcgtcgttgccggccgctgccgccacagcgTATATCGCGCTTTTCGACAAGTTGAGGATAGAGACGCAGCGCGCCATCTTCATTAGCGGCGCCTcaggcggcgtcggctcAGCCGCGGTGCAACTGGCTCACTACTTTGGGCTTTATGTGATTGCAAGCTGCTCGACGCCGAACATGCGCTATGTCCAAAGCCTCGGCGCGGACTACGTCGTCGACTATACTCGCGCGGATGTCGTGAAGGAGATTCTGACGTACACAGACAACTACGGGGTGGACTACCTGCTCGAGTGCGCTGGTGCGTCtatggcagaggcgcactCCGAGACGGTGCGATTCGGCGGCGCGCTCTGCGTCTTGACGGGTTTGCTCTCCCCGAGAAGTGACATGGTGTTTCGCCGACAACTGTCGGTGCACTATGTGTGCCTTGGCATGCAGCATCAAGACCCGCTGGCACggacgcagctgcagccttTGGGTGAATTGGTCATGCAGCTCTACATTCAAGGTGCCTTTAGCGTGAATGCGGAGCAGGTGCCCTTTGTTCAAGCAGCGGATGCGCTGGACGTGGTGGCATTAGGCCACGGGCGCGGCAAGATCGTGCTGACCAACTTTCACACGAACGAGGACAAAGaagagcgcctgcgccgccgacaTGTTCAGTTGTACGAAAAGGCTCAGCGTCAATATCAGCTAGAGGAGACACAAaaggccgccggcgcagcagcagccgcggcagcctctGATGCGGCATCAAGGGAAGCGGGGTAG